In Dromaius novaehollandiae isolate bDroNov1 chromosome 3, bDroNov1.hap1, whole genome shotgun sequence, the following are encoded in one genomic region:
- the LAMP5 gene encoding lysosome-associated membrane glycoprotein 5 produces the protein MAGGRRAAPALLLLLHAARLAAEQEVENLSGLSPSPEKDIFVVRENRTTCLMAEFAAKFIVPYDVWASNYVDLITEQAEIPLSRGAEMRGKCGTDEAELEISWLARAYSLRLSFAKEGRNTSRGPEALWRLARVQFTYDTAERTYFKDAVSPGKHTASSHRLSAFVTPAGKSYECQAQQTISLVSSDHQKSVELLLSEVRVQPFDISADFVFSEEHKCPVDQREQLEETLPLILGLILGLVIVITLCVYHIHHKLTANQVQIPRDRSQYKHMG, from the exons AtggccggggggcgccgcgctgccccggcgctgcTCCTTCTCTTGC ACGCCGCCCGCCTGGCCGCCGAGCAGGAGGTGGAGAATCTCTCCGGGCTCTCCCCGAGCCCCGAAAAGGACATTTTCGTGGTGCGGGAGAACCGGACGACCTGTCTCATGGCGGAATTCGCCGCCAAGTTCATCGTCCCTTACGACGTGTGGGCCAGCAACTACGTGGAT CTGATCACGGAGCAGGCCGAGATACCGCTGTCCCGGGGCGCCGAGATGCGCGGCAAGTGCGGCACCGACGAGGCGGAGCTGGAGATATCGTGGCTGGCCCGGGCGTACAGCCTGCGGCTCTCCTTCGCCAAG GAGGGCCGCAACACGTCGCGGGGGCCGGAGGCGCTGTGGCGGCTCGCCCGGGTCCAGTTCACCTACGACACCGCTGAGCGCACCTACTTCAAGGACGCCGTCAGCC CCGGGAAGCACACAGCCAGCTCTCACCGGCTCTCCGCCTTCGTCACCCCCGCCGGCAAGTCCTACGAGTGCCAGGCGCAGCAGACCATCTCCCTGGTCTCCAGCGACCACCAGAAGTCGGTGGAGCTCTTGCTGTCCGAGGTCCGCGTCCAGCCCTTCGACATCAGCGCGGATTTTGTCTTCAGTGAAG AACATAAATGCCCGGTGGACCAGCGGGAGCAGCTGGAAGAAACCCTGCCTCTGATTTTGGGTCTGATACTGGGGCTGGTTATTGTGATAACCCTCTGCGTTTACCATATCCACCACAAACTGACAGCCAATCAAGTACAAATTCCTCGAGACAGATCTCAGTACAAGCACATGGGATAG